A region from the Salvia splendens isolate huo1 chromosome 15, SspV2, whole genome shotgun sequence genome encodes:
- the LOC121767510 gene encoding serine carboxypeptidase-like 50 yields MESTPSSLNHRHLLFFLLSIIAVLRHSAAASPFPKEALPTKSGYLTVNSTTGSAIFYTFYEATNTTPNPQTPIVIWLQGGPGCSSLLANFYELGPWVVKPDLSLGPNPGPWNRIFGLLFLDNPIGSGFSIAASPQEIPRNQLGVAEHLFVAIKKFIALDANFKSRPIYITGESYAGKYVPAIGYHILKKKESGVNLAGVAIGNGLTHPEVQVSTHAVNAYNLGLINDKQKALLEGIQSKAVDYVREERWGEATDARTKVLNTLQNMTGLATLYDFTRLIPYQDDIVAEFLSNPEAKRALGANESAVFEVCSDVVGEVLKDDVMKSVKYMVEFLVKKTRVLLYQGQCDLRDGVVSTVAWMKGMEWEGIGEFLDAEREVWRVDGKLAGYMQRWKRLSHVVVMNAGHLVPTDQPVNSQVMIEDWVLEKGLFAAQETETQVK; encoded by the coding sequence ATGGAGTCAACACCATCATCTCTCAACCACCGccacctcctcttcttcttgctCAGCATCATCGCCGTCCTCCGCCACTCCGCCGCCGCATCACCCTTCCCCAAAGAAGCCCTCCCCACCAAATCAGGCTACTTGACAGTCAACTCCACAACCGGCTCAGCCATCTTCTACACATTCTATGAAGCCACCAACACCACCCCAAACCCCCAAACTCCAATAGTAATCTGGCTGCAAGGAGGACCGGGCTGCTCGTCGTTGCTAGCCAACTTCTACGAGCTCGGGCCGTGGGTAGTGAAGCCAGACCTCTCACTCGGGCCTAATCCAGGCCCTTGGAACAGAATCTTTGGATTGCTGTTTCTTGATAATCCCATAGGCTCTGGCTTCAGCATAGCTGCTTCACCTCAAGAAATCCCTCGAAACCAGTTAGGTGTAGCTGAGCATCTCTTTGTAGCAATCAAGAAGTTCATTGCTTTGGATGCAAATTTCAAAAGCAGGCCAATTTACATAACTGGTGAGAGCTATGCTGGGAAATATGTGCCTGCAATTGGATACCACATTTTGAAGAAGAAGGAAAGTGGAGTGAATTTGGCTGGTGTTGCTATTGGGAATGGCCTGACTCATCCTGAGGTGCAAGTGTCGACTCATGCTGTGAATGCATACAATCTGGGGTTGATAAATGACAAGCAAAAGGCTCTTTTGGAGGGGATTCAGTCTAAGGCTGTTGATTATGTGAGAGAAGAGCGTTGGGGGGAAGCAACCGATGCAAGAACCAAAGTGCTCAACACACTACAAAATATGACTGGATTGGCCACTTTGTATGATTTCACAAGGCTGATTCCTTACCAGGATGACATTGTGGCTGAGTTCTTGAGTAATCCCGAGGCGAAGAGGGCTCTCGGGGCGAATGAGTCTGCTGTGTTTGAGGTGTGCAGCGATGTCGTGGGGGAAGTTTTGAAGGATGATGTGATGAAGAGTGTGAAGTATATGGTGGAGTTCTTGGTGAAGAAGACGAGGGTGTTGCTGTATCAGGGGCAGTGTGATTTGAGAGACGGCGTGGTGTCTACTGTGGCGTGGATGAAGGGGATGGAGTGGGAGGGAATCGGTGAGTTCTTGGATGCGGAGAGGGAGGTGTGGAGGGTGGATGGGAAGCTTGCTGGCTATATGCAGAGATGGAAGAGGCTTAGCCATGTtgtggtgatgaatgctgggcATCTTGTGCCTACTGATCAGCCTGTTAACTCTCAAGTTATGATTGAAGATTGGGTTTTGGAGAAGGGACTGTTTGCTGCTCAAGAAACTGAAACACAAGTCAAATAG
- the LOC121767511 gene encoding uncharacterized protein LOC121767511 — protein sequence MARKMLHSFLAKTKHLHARNNVIIATTRSNHHSGLEEDVPAREWCEAAFLKMKKWGQSLKELDLIGGSLVNINDHSRVFDAKLEKKMHTFKSIGRELILLPSMQETLRDNLRNSSVDQRCKELDYFCGPHEKEALTVSSLTKVADMLSISAQQRKVVRKNIGPQVTQHKIWTGALSQILNGLKSEVELLNLRGPTSKEIMLSQQILAGCLKILESAMSYDVESSSWMRLPPTKGANATDSPKWGDALEMCTDLVSCLCDESELAFHVSKLEVMKEGLFQLRDVLIDKNIGYKENRYQEHLVQKRLTKTLGHSSKCLFTLLMHYLYGTVVDVEMEVRGGVHVVGIGQKVCLYAGRILTVDEEEVVRSGVKQLDAVMGLFKFVWESAGAKGDLEVQGHLWCVGARNRSFTYRGNVFLVHAINL from the coding sequence ATGGCCCGCAAAATGCTGCATAGTTTTCTAGCAAAGACTAAACATCTGCACGCAAGAAACAACGTGATTATAGCGACGACTCGATCAAATCATCATTCCGGATTAGAAGAAGATGTTCCCGCTAGAGAATGGTGCGAAGCGGCTtttttgaagatgaagaaatgGGGCCAATCATTGAAAGAGCTAGACTTGATCGGTGGGAGTCTCGTGAACATCAACGATCATTCAAGAGTCTTCGACGCGAAGCTGGAGAAGAAAATGCACACTTTCAAGTCCATCGGCAGGGAGCTCATTCTGCTTCCATCGATGCAGGAAACATTGAGGGACAACTTAAGGAATTCATCAGTTGATCAACGATGCAAAGAGCTGGACTACTTCTGCGGACCCCACGAGAAGGAGGCGCTGACAGTGAGCTCGCTGACAAAGGTCGCGGACATGCTGAGCATCTCGGCTCAGCAGAGGAAGGTGGTGAGGAAGAACATCGGCCCACAGGTGACACAGCACAAGATATGGACAGGTGCACTCTCTCAGATACTCAACGGATTGAAATCAGAGGTCGAGCTTCTCAATTTACGAGGACCAACGAGCAAGGAGATAATGCTGTCTCAGCAGATTCTTGCTGGCTGTCTCAAGATCCTTGAATCAGCAATGTCTTATGATGTTGAGTCCAGTTCGTGGATGCGCCTCCCTCCCACAAAAGGGGCGAACGCGACGGATTCTCCCAAATGGGGAGATGCTCTCGAGATGTGCACTGATCTTGTCAGCTGCCTATGTGATGAAAGCGAGCTAGCTTTCCATGTCTCGAAGCTTGAGGTGATGAAGGAAGGCCTTTTCCAGCTACGGGACGTGTTGATCGACAAGAACATCGGGTACAAGGAGAATCGGTACCAAGAGCATTTGGTGCAGAAGAGGCTGACAAAGACGTTAGGCCATTCATCGAAATGCTTGTTCACACTCTTGATGCACTATCTGTATGGCACGGTTGTGGACGTCGAGATGGAGGTTCGTGGAGGGGTGCATGTCGTTGGGATCGGGCAGAAGGTGTGCTTGTACGCGGGGAGGATCTTGACTGTGGACGAGGAGGAGGTGGTGAGGAGTGGGGTGAAGCAGCTCGACGCGGTCATGGGGTTGTTCAAGTTTGTGTGGGAGAGTGCGGGGGCGAAGGGGGATTTGGAGGTTCAGGGCCATTTGTGGTGCGTTGGAGCTCGGAATAGGTCGTTTACATATAGAGGGAATGTTTTTTTGGTGCATGCTATAAATCTTTGA
- the LOC121769309 gene encoding ubiquitin-conjugating enzyme E2 32-like, translating to MAEDKYNLKNPAVKRILQEVKEMQSNPSDDFMSLPLEENIFEWQFAIRGPADSEFEGGIYHGRIQLPAEYPLKPPSFILLTPNGRFETQTKICLSISNHHPEHWQPSWSVRTALVAMIAFMPTSPNGALGSLDYTKEERRALAIKSRVAPKFGSAERQSLINEIHEYMLSKALPVPKDTVVKTGNEENELEGQQSPNEDTEGATETETQPAEVDEIVQEPNGVPSNVHVAAEASNSVPANEQQLLQKSETRVPKQADDRLLTWAALGLTIAIVVLLLKKFMKADGHGAVFLNQS from the exons ATGGCGGAAGATAAGTACAATCTGAAGAATCCGGCGGTGAAGAGGATTCTGCAGGAGGTCAAAGAGATGCAATCCAATCCTTCTGATGATTTTATGAGCCTGCCTCTCGAG GAAAATATATTTGAATGGCAGTTTGCGATTAGGGGTCCGGCAGATTCGGAGTTTGAGGGGGGAATATATCATGGAAGAATTCAGCTGCCTGCTGAATATCCTCTGAAGCCACCTTCATTCATACTGCTGACG CCGAACGGTCGGTTTGAGACCCAAACCAAGATATGCTTGAGCATTTCAAATCATCACCCTGAACACTGGCAACCTTCTTGGAGCG TTCGAACTGCTTTGGTGGCAATGATTGCATTCATGCCTACTAGCCCGAACGGTGCACTAGGATCATTGGATTACACAAAAGAGGAGAGGCGAGCTCTCGCAATCAAATCTCGTGTAGCTCCAAAATTTGGATCTGCTGAGCGCCAAAGTTTGATTAATGAG ATTCATGAGTACATGCTTAGCAAAGCATTGCCTGTGCCCAAAGACACGGTAGTCAAGACTGGCAATGAAGAGAATGAGTTGGAGGGTCAGCAGTCTCCTAACGAAGACACTGAGGGTGCTACTGAAACCGAAACTCAACCAGCTGAAGTTGATGAGATAGTTCAAGAACCTAATGGGGTTCCTTCAAATGTGCACGTTGCTGCTGAGGCATCAAACTCGGTTCCTGCAAACGAGCAGCAGCTGTTGCAGAAATCAGAGACGAGGGTCCCCAAGCAGGCCGATGATCGCCTACTCACATGGGCAGCGCTGGGGCTTACAATAGCCATAGTTGTCCTTTTGTTGAAGAAGTTCATGAAAGCTGATGGGCATGGTGCTGTGTTTTTGAATCAGTCGTAG
- the LOC121767332 gene encoding universal stress protein PHOS34-like, with amino-acid sequence MADCRRIGVAVDFSPCSKKALKWAVDNVARSGDHLILISVSPEGNYEEGEMQLWEATGSPLIPLSEFSEPHLMKKYGVSPDAETLDIVSTAARQHGIIVVLKIYWGDAREKLVEAVDNIPLDSIVIGNRGLGKLKRAIMGSVSNFVVNNASCPVTVVKSHD; translated from the exons atggctGATTGCAGAAGAATTGGGGTGGCCGTGGATTTCTCACCGTGCAGCAAGAAAGCGTTGAAGTGGGCCGTTGATAACGTTGCCCGGAGCGGCGATCACCTCATTCTCATCTCTGTCAGCCCCGAAGGAAACTATGAGGAAGGAGAGATGCAGCTTTGGGAGGCCACCGGTTCTC CTTTGATTCCATTGAGCGAGTTCTCAGAGCCCcatctcatgaagaaatacggtgttaGCCCGGATGCTGAAACGTTGGATATCGTCTCCACTGCTGCAAGGCAGCATGGG ATCATCGTGGTCTTGAAAATCTACTGGGGAGATGCTCGTGAGAAGCTCGTTGAGGCCGTTGATAACATTCCACTTGACTCCATCGTTATTGGCAACCGAGGCCTTGGCAAGCTCAAAAG GGCTATCATGGGCAGCGTTAGCAACTTTGTCGTGAACAACGCTTCTTGTCCAGTAACTGTCGTGAAGAGCCACGACTAG
- the LOC121766571 gene encoding uncharacterized protein LOC121766571, giving the protein MGVENQCSKGGNYIGGFLQMFDWNAKSRKKLFSSKSEVTEKSKQKKRCDGNSPRTHLAMMEMDEKAAVSSVGGSSDQSCASSLVDEDIYGTKVPGVVARLMGLDSLPKSSMSEPYSTPLFSSSSLRDAYYQTKNCEYPQESRLQGLYNRNEMELKYPRVTHKPVEKFQTETLPPKSAKSIPITHHKLLSPMKSAKYIPPKDAAHIMEAAARIMEPGPSRLSTTTKLPPVGASSVPLRVRGLKEKAEAAQKPSKIFEGSQRKAESSLRGNSMVKSGNRSVDVDPIRVMPDSDGTSSNGVKSNGKTISLALQAKANVQKRVGLSLNGNNNTVSQKDSSELSPNLPLKSQSTTLSPNHPLKSQSTTQKSTAKKQSMQKGSSVLHQNNQKQNCIVDRGKLSSKCNSKGGKTPSGESLSTRQRNSSKVSSTSRVNSRKLSSEVKDDKREALPSCKERVTSKKRSVDGNYHLGKNQAVQNLQMDRSGKGIQSRDITDRQSSWDQESGGNGTDVVSFTFKSPLTRLASDSLMPGESRETCKILSEGYQSKRTDDMSGSRFSLCGNNVKGGDALNTLLEKKLKELADKVEFSQQNCRTDSNDMMPSCEASVSSSMSESCNAKDGAHAVDTVGIKETRTSDGNISRARKLLDRRLPSPVSVLEHSSFPDSCSSSDTADSNSTRGSKQCSSVQSTELLDSFSSNTYLADEPDTELSDSASSTSVETVPKRQEIISNSTDNVNRRRWEFKYVKEMLSNIELKFNDYAVGRTQGIVNPRHFNQLESCNQFLSNGVEIPVIDQRALFDCVSECIDLRCRQFVGGGYRSLAKGLSLVRQEETFAQEVHREICGWKANIGDSMIDELVDKEMSNQYGRWVDFDVEAFEVGTQIQSQILNSLIDEVVVDIH; this is encoded by the exons ATGGGGGTTGAGAACCAATGCTCCAAAGGTGGGAATTATATTGGTGGCTTCCTCCAGATGTTTGATTGGAATGCTAAATCTAGGAAAAAGTTGTTTTCAAGCAAGTCAGAAGTAACCG AGAAATCGAAACAGAAGAAAAGATGTGACGGAAATTCGCCAAGGACCCATCTTGCCATG ATGGAAATGGATGAAAAGGCGGCTGTATCCAGTGTTGGAGGAAGCAGTGATCAAAGCTGCGCTTCATCGCTCGTTGATGAAGACATTTATGGGACGAAGGTTCCTGGAGTTGTTGCAAGGCTGATGGGATTGGATTCCTTGCCAAAATCCAGCATGTCGGAGCCTTACTCCACTCCACTTTTCAGTTCTAGCTCACTTCGTGATGCTTATTACCAAACCAAAAACTGCGAATACCCTCAGGAAAGCCGCCTGCAGGGCTTGTATAACCGGAATGAAATGGAGCTCAAATATCCAAGGGTGACACACAAGCCAGTAGAGAAATTTCAAACTGAAACCTTGCcgccaaaatcagccaaatcaaTTCCAATCACACACCATAAACTTCTATCTCCTATGAAAAGTGCCAAGTATATCCCTCCTAAGGATGCTGCTCACATAATGGAAGCAGCAGCAAGGATTATGGAGCCGGGACCATCTCGATTGAGTACAACGACAAAGCTGCCTCCGGTAGGAGCTTCTTCAGTCCCTTTGAGAGTAAGGGGTTTGAAGGAGAAGGCTGAAGCAGCACAAAAACCATCAAAGATTTTTGAAGGTTCTCAAAGAAAAGCTGAATCCAGTCTCAGGGGGAACTCAATGGTTAAGAGCGGGAACAGATCAGTTGATGTGGATCCAATAAGGGTAATGCCTGACTCGGATGGAACATCGTCTAATGGTGTGAAAAGTAATGGAAAGACTATTTCACTGGCTTTACAGGCAAAGGCCAATGTTCAGAAGAGAGTGGGCCTAAGTTTGAATGGCAACAATAATACTGTCAGCCAGAAAGATTCAAGTGAGCTCAGTCCCAATCTTCCCTTGAAAAGCCAGTCGACAACACTAAGTCCCAATCATCCTTTGAAAAGCCAGTCGACTACACAGAAGAGTACGGCAAAGAAACAATCTATGCAAAAAGGTTCAAGTGTGCTACATCAGAACAATCAGAAGCAAAACTGCATTGTTGATAGAGGAAAGTTGTCTTCAAAATGCAACTCAAAAGGAGGAAAAACACCCAGTGGAGAATCTTTGTCCACTAGGCAACGAAATTCTAGCAAAGTTTCCAGCACCTCTCGAGTTAATTCGAGGAAGTTGAGCTCAGAGGTTAAAGACGACAAACGAGAAGCATTGCCTTCTTGCAAAGAAAGAGTTACTAGCAAGAAACGATCTGTAGATGGGAATTACCACTTGGGTAAAAATCAAGCTGTTCAAAACTTGCAGATGGATAGAAGTGGGAAAGGCATCCAATCTAGGGATATTACAGATAGGCAGAGTAGTTGGGATCAAGAAAGTGGAGGGAATGGAACGGATGTCGTTTCATTTACTTTCAAATCTCCATTGACACGATTGGCATCAGATTCTCTGATGCCCGGAGAGTCAAGGGAAACTTGTAAGATCTTGTCAGAAGGCTATCAAAGTAAAAGAACTGATGACATGAGTGGTTCGAGATTTTCTCTCTGTGGAAATAATGTTAAGGGAGGTGATGCATTAAACACTCTTTTGGAGAAAAAACTAAAAGAATTGGCTGATAAGGTAGAATTCTCCCAACAAAATTGCCGAACGGATTCTAATGATATGATGCCTAGTTGTGAGGCTTCAGTGAGCTCAAGCATGTCAGAATCATGTAATGCCAAAGATGGGGCTCATGCAGTTGATACG GTGGGGATAAAAGAAACACGAACTAGCGATGGTAATATATCTAGAGCCAGAAAGTTACTCGACCGCAGGCTTCCTAGTCCAGTTTCAGTTCTTGAACATTCTTCATTTCCAGACAGTTGCAGTTCGTCAGATACTGCAGACAGTAATAGCACTAGAG GCAGCAAGCAGTGTTCATCAGTCCAATCTACGGAACTGCTAGACTCTTTTTCCTCGAATACGTATCTTGCAGATGAACCTGATACTGAGTTATCAGACTCAGCTTCATCAACTTCTGTTGAAACTGTGCCCAAAAGGCAGGAGATTATCTCAAACTCAACTGACAACGTGAACCGAAGAAGGTGGGAATTCAAGTACGTGAAGGAGATGCTATCCAATATAGAGCTGAAGTTCAATGACTATGCAGTAGGCAGAACTCAAGGCATCGTAAACCCTCGTCATTTTAATCAGCTAGAAAGTTGCAATCAGTTCTTGAGCAACGGTGTAGAGATTCCCGTGATAGACCAAAGGGCTTTGTTCGACTGTGTTAGTGAATGCATAGACCTAAGGTGCAGACAGTTTGTTGGCGGTGGATACAGATCGTTGGCTAAAGGTCTGTCGTTGGTTAGACAAGAGGAGACATTTGCTCAAGAAGTCCACAGAGAAATATGTGGTTGGAAAGCAAACATTGGAGATTCCATGATAGATGAACTTGTAGATAAGGAGATGAGCAATCAATATGGTAGATGGGTGGACTTTGATGTCGAAGCATTTGAAGTTGGGACACAGATTCAGTCCCAGATTCTTAATTCTTTGATAGATGAAGTGGTAGTTGATATACATTGA